The DNA sequence ACTACGATTAACGCGATAAACTCTTTTTCTTCGAACTGAGCTTTAACTCTTGCATATAGATCATCCGGAACTCCATTCTCTGAAATTTTAGTTACATACTCTGTTAATTCCAAAGCGACTCTTTCTTTTTCAGTATAATAAGGAGCTTCTTTCCAGGCGTTTAGAAGATAGATCCTTCTTTCTTCTTCTCCTAATTTTCTGGCGTCCACTGTGTGCATATTAATACAAAAAGCACAACCGT is a window from the Leptospira andrefontaineae genome containing:
- a CDS encoding carboxymuconolactone decarboxylase family protein: MNARFNYAKVYPQVLEKMMEMENFAKSSGIDIKLYELIKIRASQINGCAFCINMHTVDARKLGEEERRIYLLNAWKEAPYYTEKERVALELTEYVTKISENGVPDDLYARVKAQFEEKEFIALIVVINTINSWNRIAISTGMTAPN